In Gammaproteobacteria bacterium, one DNA window encodes the following:
- a CDS encoding BlaI/MecI/CopY family transcriptional regulator, which translates to MASESAEPRREPNRFTHRELDIMSVLWRTGSGTVAEVRDVLGEDVGYTTVLKMLQILEAKNAVRHEKEGRAHRYYPLVESADAGGSALRRVMNKIFHGSAELLLATLVENREFSDEEIERMRSILDRAQDREEDR; encoded by the coding sequence ATGGCGAGTGAATCAGCCGAACCGAGGCGGGAACCGAATCGATTCACCCACCGCGAACTGGACATCATGAGCGTCCTCTGGCGCACGGGCTCGGGGACGGTGGCGGAAGTTCGGGACGTCCTCGGGGAGGATGTCGGCTACACCACCGTCCTCAAGATGCTGCAGATCCTGGAGGCCAAGAACGCGGTTCGCCATGAGAAGGAAGGGCGGGCCCACCGCTACTACCCACTGGTTGAATCGGCGGATGCCGGGGGCAGCGCGCTCCGGCGGGTCATGAACAAGATCTTCCACGGTTCCGCAGAGCTGCTCCTGGCGACGCTGGTCGAGAACCGGGAATTCAGCGACGAGGAGATTGAGCGCATGCGTTCGATCCTGGATCGAGCCCAGGACAGGGAAGAAGACCGATGA
- a CDS encoding TonB-dependent receptor plug domain-containing protein, whose product MIFWWMGYAAGIGALLAGGAWAGERLCENMGWPRRFPWVAALTLAVVIPLSARAPAPVLEVSAAAPSPITSVVQAADPAVPAIFGTGWERAAIFAWGAASLGTLLVFGAIMGLMARSRRRWPRRSVDGEDVYVSEGFGPALIGVTRPSVVIPDWLLSAGDRAGRVAILHEREHARARDHLTLLYGALIAALFPWSPAVWWMVRNLRGAVEIDCDRRVIASGIPADDYGKLLLAIGVGQHRRWMLTPALLESRHSLERRLKIMASRKMKWSPLRAVTLAGLTLVAVVIACDTNAPTALDDALLDVLASPEAEASADGSLTPRALAEQVEVARQAAAAQIKGNLLGIEPRPLIFIDGVEVSNSDLSLEAGKYTVRTGSAPYSPLNSLNPDYIERIEIIKGEAARGLFGDGAENGVIQIFTKEPEASEPAEPSASSSPPEEGGDVDEVRPIDIAYYVQLGSPAFVLRTNKLSLVP is encoded by the coding sequence ATGATCTTCTGGTGGATGGGCTACGCGGCGGGCATTGGAGCGCTGCTGGCGGGGGGCGCCTGGGCGGGTGAGCGACTGTGCGAGAACATGGGCTGGCCGCGCCGGTTCCCCTGGGTCGCCGCGCTCACGCTCGCGGTCGTCATCCCCCTGTCGGCGCGGGCGCCGGCGCCGGTGCTGGAGGTATCGGCCGCCGCGCCATCGCCCATCACATCGGTGGTGCAGGCAGCGGATCCGGCGGTTCCTGCGATCTTCGGGACGGGATGGGAGCGGGCGGCGATCTTCGCGTGGGGCGCCGCCTCCCTGGGCACGCTCCTGGTTTTCGGGGCAATCATGGGCCTCATGGCCCGCTCGCGCCGCCGCTGGCCCCGGCGGTCGGTGGACGGCGAAGACGTCTACGTCTCGGAGGGCTTCGGCCCGGCGCTGATCGGCGTGACGCGTCCCTCCGTGGTCATCCCCGACTGGCTCTTGTCCGCGGGTGACCGGGCCGGCCGCGTCGCGATCCTGCACGAGCGCGAGCACGCCCGCGCACGCGACCACCTGACCCTCCTCTACGGAGCACTCATCGCCGCGCTCTTCCCTTGGAGCCCGGCGGTCTGGTGGATGGTGCGCAATCTGCGGGGCGCGGTCGAAATCGACTGCGACCGGCGCGTCATCGCCTCCGGCATCCCGGCGGACGACTACGGGAAGCTGCTGCTCGCCATCGGCGTGGGACAGCATCGGCGATGGATGTTGACACCCGCTCTTCTCGAATCCCGACATTCCCTCGAACGGAGACTGAAGATCATGGCTTCCAGGAAGATGAAGTGGAGCCCGCTGCGCGCGGTGACGCTGGCCGGTCTGACGCTGGTGGCGGTGGTGATCGCCTGTGACACCAACGCCCCCACCGCTCTCGACGACGCGCTCCTCGACGTGCTGGCGAGCCCGGAGGCGGAGGCCAGCGCTGACGGATCTCTTACCCCGCGTGCCCTGGCCGAGCAGGTCGAGGTCGCGCGGCAGGCCGCGGCGGCGCAGATAAAGGGCAACCTCCTTGGAATCGAGCCGCGGCCCCTGATCTTCATCGATGGCGTCGAGGTGTCGAATTCGGACCTCTCGCTTGAGGCCGGCAAGTACACGGTCAGGACCGGCAGCGCCCCCTACTCGCCACTGAATTCCCTGAACCCCGACTACATCGAGCGAATCGAGATCATCAAAGGCGAGGCTGCGCGCGGCCTGTTCGGCGACGGGGCCGAGAACGGCGTCATTCAGATCTTCACGAAGGAGCCCGAGGCTTCTGAACCCGCAGAACCGTCGGCGAGCAGTTCACCGCCCGAGGAAGGCGGTGACGTGGACGAAGTCAGGCCGATTGACATCGCCTACTATGTACAGTTGGGGTCTCCCGCCTTCGTCCTCCGCACAAACAAGCTGTCGCTCGTGCCGTAG
- a CDS encoding integration host factor subunit beta, whose product MTKADLVEQVAVVIGPRVTKRDCGLVVDAFLDAVKDTLARGDHIEIRGFGTFKVRHRKARTARNPRTGEPVGVPPRVAPVFKPSSHFRSLVDRGLGVLGKEARGEVVRDP is encoded by the coding sequence ATGACGAAAGCCGACCTCGTTGAGCAGGTCGCCGTTGTGATCGGACCACGGGTCACCAAGAGGGATTGCGGGCTCGTGGTCGACGCCTTCCTCGACGCCGTGAAGGACACGCTGGCGCGCGGCGACCACATCGAGATCCGGGGCTTCGGCACCTTCAAGGTGCGGCACCGCAAGGCTCGCACGGCGCGCAATCCCAGAACAGGCGAGCCGGTCGGGGTTCCACCGCGTGTCGCGCCGGTCTTCAAGCCGTCGAGTCACTTCCGCAGCCTGGTGGACCGCGGCTTGGGGGTTCTTGGGAAGGAGGCGCGCGGGGAGGTCGTCCGCGACCCATAG
- a CDS encoding sigma-70 family RNA polymerase sigma factor has translation MTPQVGSDDFDRKRFHAGDRALFRRLVRETSPRMLRVIRGYARDDDHAADLLQACWIRIYRKRARFSGTGSFLGWALTVCRNVCRAEARKRRHAPFVRLDHHPDLPDRAPGPAEQLKRQERAAALYAALERLRERERDAILLRILEGRSTAEVARILEVKEASVRSLIHRGLKKLRQMDWLAEETQ, from the coding sequence TTGACTCCCCAGGTTGGCAGCGACGACTTCGACCGGAAGCGATTCCACGCGGGAGACCGTGCGCTGTTTCGCCGTCTGGTCCGGGAGACGTCGCCGCGCATGCTGCGAGTGATCCGTGGTTACGCCAGGGATGACGACCACGCGGCCGACCTGTTGCAAGCCTGCTGGATCCGGATCTACCGGAAGCGTGCGCGCTTCTCCGGCACCGGATCCTTTCTCGGGTGGGCGCTGACCGTGTGCAGGAATGTGTGTAGGGCGGAGGCACGCAAACGTCGGCATGCCCCCTTTGTCCGCCTTGACCACCACCCCGATCTCCCTGACCGCGCACCCGGCCCGGCTGAGCAGCTGAAACGTCAGGAGCGGGCGGCTGCCCTCTACGCGGCGCTGGAACGACTCAGGGAGCGCGAGCGCGACGCAATCCTGCTGCGCATCCTCGAAGGCCGGAGCACTGCCGAGGTGGCGCGGATACTGGAGGTGAAGGAGGCGTCGGTTCGCTCGCTGATCCATCGGGGCCTGAAGAAGCTGCGCCAAATGGATTGGCTTGCCGAAGAAACTCAATAG
- a CDS encoding tyrosine-type recombinase/integrase: protein MGKHGRKLTAAFVRSVHQPGLYWDEHGLVLRVKPSGYKQWIQRLFIHGKRRELGLGSVRLVTLAEARDAALANRKVARAGGDPRKTRRRSVPTFEQAAAKVFAMHRTTWTDKHAVQWASTLRMYAHPRIGGKRVDRITSADVMGVLMPIWTEKHTTAKRIRERIGTVMKWAIAQGYRVDNPAGEAIRAALPKPGHVQKHLKALPHGEVAGAIETIRRSGARASVKLALEFLALTACRSGEVRGARWAEIDIEGGEWTIPAERMKSRREHRVPLSGRALEVLAEAKANAPRSELVFPSARGVQLQPTPLSALFRDLGIPAVPHGFRSSFRDWAAERTDAPHAVMEAALAHAVRNKVEAAYARSDLFERRRVLMEQWAEYLAGRGASNGA, encoded by the coding sequence ATGGGCAAACACGGCAGAAAACTCACCGCCGCCTTCGTGCGAAGCGTCCATCAACCGGGCCTGTACTGGGACGAGCACGGCCTCGTGCTCCGGGTCAAGCCGTCCGGGTACAAGCAGTGGATTCAGCGGCTGTTCATCCACGGCAAGCGCCGGGAGCTGGGGCTTGGTTCCGTCCGCCTCGTGACGCTGGCCGAGGCGCGGGACGCGGCGCTGGCCAACCGCAAGGTGGCCCGCGCGGGCGGCGACCCGAGGAAGACGCGGCGGCGCTCGGTTCCCACCTTCGAGCAGGCGGCGGCGAAGGTCTTCGCCATGCACCGGACGACGTGGACCGACAAGCACGCGGTCCAGTGGGCTTCGACGCTCCGGATGTACGCGCACCCGAGGATCGGAGGGAAGCGGGTGGACCGGATCACGTCGGCGGACGTCATGGGCGTGCTGATGCCGATCTGGACCGAAAAGCACACGACGGCCAAGCGGATTCGGGAGCGGATCGGGACGGTAATGAAGTGGGCGATCGCGCAGGGCTACCGGGTGGACAACCCGGCGGGCGAGGCGATCAGGGCGGCGCTGCCCAAGCCCGGCCATGTCCAGAAGCACCTCAAGGCGCTGCCCCACGGGGAGGTCGCCGGGGCCATCGAGACGATCCGGAGATCCGGGGCGCGGGCATCGGTAAAGCTGGCCCTTGAGTTTCTGGCGCTGACGGCTTGCCGGTCCGGGGAGGTGCGCGGGGCTCGCTGGGCGGAGATCGACATCGAGGGCGGGGAGTGGACGATCCCGGCGGAGCGGATGAAGAGCCGCCGGGAGCACCGGGTGCCGCTGTCGGGGCGGGCGCTGGAGGTTCTGGCCGAGGCGAAGGCGAACGCGCCCCGGTCGGAGTTGGTGTTCCCGTCCGCGAGAGGAGTGCAGCTGCAACCCACGCCCCTCAGCGCCCTGTTCAGGGACTTGGGGATCCCGGCCGTGCCTCACGGGTTCCGTTCGAGCTTCCGCGACTGGGCGGCGGAGCGCACCGACGCGCCCCACGCGGTCATGGAGGCGGCGCTGGCGCACGCGGTCCGCAACAAGGTGGAGGCGGCGTACGCCCGCTCCGACCTCTTCGAGCGCCGCCGGGTCCTGATGGAGCAGTGGGCCGAGTATCTTGCAGGGCGGGGAGCGAGCAACGGAGCCTGA
- a CDS encoding S9 family peptidase, whose product MRRSRTITRIAVALAAIAVLSATAPAAAQERLSLTHYLDMESVSDPRISPDGERIVYTRGWVDKQGDRRESSLWIMNADGSRARHLLDGSNARWSPDGTRILFTARGEPSGSQLFVRWMDDEGAVSQITRLENGPSGPQWSPDGEWIAFTSRVPARADFAGVELPRRPEGAQWVREPKVVERAGYKRDRQGYVDTGWTHVFVVPAEGGTARQLTDGDWNHSGIQWSPDGSDIYFTSYREEDWDRPEHWQESEIYAVSVTSGDIRQLTDRRGPDGGPVPSPDGSLIAYTGIDAHRDTYRNQRIHLMNRDGSGSRVISGDYDRQVGGMMWAPDGSGLYFNVRRDGYGQLHFVSVDGGVTQLTSGAHLFGLSSFSDDGVGVGVISSAHEPGDVFRFGLDSPDDIRRLTDVNADVLAYVELGEVEEIWYDSEDDFRIQGWIVKPPDFDASRIYPMMLVIHGGPHSMYNGGFNFAFQEHAANDYVVLYTNPRGSTGYGTEFANAINHDYPGADFPDLMAGVDEMLGRGYVDEDNLFVYGCSGGGILTSYIVGNTDRFTAASANCPIVNWMSAMGTSDAISYTRTFEKPFWEDPAEWIDRSSIFYVGNVTTPTMLLTGEMDLRTPMGQTEEFYQALQYVGVPTVMIRFQEEWHGTSSRPSNFLRTQLYLRKWFEKWGTHKTPVTQDG is encoded by the coding sequence ATGAGACGTTCACGCACCATCACCCGGATTGCAGTCGCCCTGGCAGCTATCGCCGTCCTGTCCGCCACCGCGCCCGCGGCAGCCCAGGAGCGGCTCTCGCTCACACACTACCTCGACATGGAGAGCGTGTCCGATCCGCGCATCTCCCCTGACGGAGAGCGCATCGTCTACACGCGGGGCTGGGTCGACAAGCAGGGCGACCGCCGGGAGTCGTCGCTGTGGATCATGAACGCCGACGGGTCCCGTGCCCGGCATCTCCTCGACGGCAGCAACGCCCGCTGGTCGCCCGACGGCACGCGCATCCTCTTCACCGCGCGCGGCGAGCCCAGCGGCTCCCAGCTCTTCGTCCGCTGGATGGACGACGAGGGCGCGGTCAGCCAGATCACGCGCCTCGAGAACGGGCCGTCGGGGCCGCAGTGGTCCCCCGACGGGGAGTGGATCGCCTTCACCAGCCGGGTGCCTGCCCGGGCCGACTTCGCCGGCGTCGAGCTTCCGCGCCGGCCGGAGGGCGCCCAGTGGGTGCGCGAGCCCAAGGTGGTGGAGCGGGCTGGCTACAAGCGCGACCGGCAGGGATACGTCGACACCGGCTGGACCCACGTCTTCGTCGTCCCGGCCGAGGGTGGCACGGCGCGCCAACTGACCGACGGGGACTGGAACCATTCCGGCATCCAGTGGAGCCCGGACGGCAGCGACATCTACTTCACCTCCTATCGGGAAGAGGACTGGGACCGCCCCGAGCACTGGCAGGAGTCGGAGATCTACGCGGTTTCCGTGACGAGTGGCGACATCCGGCAGCTTACCGACAGACGTGGCCCCGACGGGGGTCCGGTTCCTTCACCCGACGGCTCGCTCATCGCCTACACCGGCATCGACGCCCACCGGGATACCTACCGCAACCAGAGGATCCACCTGATGAACCGGGACGGCTCCGGCTCGCGCGTGATCTCCGGGGACTACGACCGGCAGGTCGGAGGCATGATGTGGGCACCCGACGGCAGCGGTCTCTACTTCAACGTGCGCCGTGACGGCTACGGGCAGCTTCACTTCGTTTCGGTCGATGGCGGGGTGACGCAGCTCACCTCCGGCGCGCACCTCTTCGGCCTGTCGTCGTTCTCGGATGACGGTGTGGGCGTGGGGGTCATTTCCAGCGCGCACGAGCCGGGCGATGTCTTCCGCTTCGGCCTAGACAGCCCGGACGACATCCGGCGCCTCACCGACGTGAACGCGGACGTGCTGGCGTACGTCGAGCTGGGTGAAGTCGAGGAGATCTGGTACGACTCGGAGGATGATTTCCGCATCCAGGGATGGATCGTGAAGCCGCCCGATTTCGACGCGTCCCGCATCTACCCCATGATGCTGGTCATCCACGGGGGCCCGCACAGCATGTACAACGGCGGCTTCAACTTCGCCTTCCAGGAGCACGCCGCCAACGACTACGTGGTGCTCTACACCAACCCGCGCGGCAGCACCGGCTACGGCACCGAGTTCGCCAACGCCATCAACCACGACTATCCCGGGGCCGACTTCCCGGACCTGATGGCCGGCGTCGACGAGATGCTCGGGCGCGGCTACGTGGACGAGGACAACCTCTTCGTCTACGGCTGCTCGGGCGGCGGCATCCTCACCAGCTACATCGTGGGCAACACCGACCGCTTCACTGCGGCATCCGCCAACTGCCCCATTGTCAACTGGATGTCGGCGATGGGCACCTCGGACGCCATCAGCTACACGCGCACATTCGAGAAGCCCTTCTGGGAGGACCCGGCGGAGTGGATCGACCGCTCATCCATCTTCTACGTTGGCAACGTGACCACGCCGACCATGCTCCTGACCGGCGAGATGGACCTGCGCACCCCGATGGGGCAGACCGAGGAGTTCTACCAGGCGCTGCAGTACGTGGGCGTGCCCACCGTCATGATCCGCTTCCAGGAGGAGTGGCACGGCACCAGCTCGCGGCCCTCCAACTTCCTGCGCACGCAGCTATACCTGCGCAAGTGGTTCGAGAAGTGGGGGACGCACAAGACGCCGGTGACGCAGGACGGGTAG
- a CDS encoding mechanosensitive ion channel family protein, with protein MEFLGFNIEFTQIGELWRTALEYAAPRWTPSGLAVVLATVGYFVVRGILGRAKKRWVTRTDTRLDDYLVEFLLRAGLFSIVAWAVWRLVIIWSIPNQAGTPPLVANWVLAIWVGLLFLPLSRFIGDVLDLVEGRVLATGETTLDETAFPLINRTVRFLVLALGVVLALDLLGLNIAPLLAGAGVMGLALSLAAKDTLSNLIAGVLLIMDRPFKVGDRIELWSAPNETGTWGDVIEIGLRATKIRNPDNLVIIVPNSLIMVRDIINYTMSGEDIRLRIPFSVAYESDIERAKVLLIATAKQVQGVKLEPEPIVIVRGFGPSDVQIQLRVWILEARNRRRIADEITGKAVAAFAEAGVEIPYPKRELIIHGESEQKPRRLPRPG; from the coding sequence TTGGAATTCCTGGGTTTCAATATCGAGTTCACCCAAATCGGCGAACTGTGGAGGACGGCCCTTGAATACGCGGCTCCGCGCTGGACGCCCAGCGGGCTCGCGGTCGTACTCGCAACCGTGGGCTATTTCGTGGTACGGGGGATCCTGGGCCGCGCCAAGAAGCGCTGGGTGACGCGCACCGACACCCGGCTCGACGACTACCTGGTGGAGTTCCTGCTCCGCGCGGGACTGTTCTCGATCGTCGCCTGGGCCGTGTGGCGACTTGTCATCATCTGGTCGATTCCGAATCAGGCCGGGACGCCGCCGCTGGTCGCCAACTGGGTTCTGGCCATCTGGGTCGGGCTCCTCTTTCTTCCGCTCAGCCGCTTCATCGGCGATGTGCTCGACCTGGTAGAGGGCCGGGTGCTGGCAACCGGAGAGACGACGCTCGACGAGACGGCGTTTCCCCTCATCAACCGCACCGTTCGGTTCCTGGTGCTGGCCCTCGGGGTCGTGCTGGCGCTGGATTTGCTGGGACTGAACATCGCCCCGCTGCTGGCCGGCGCCGGGGTCATGGGGCTGGCCCTCTCTCTCGCGGCCAAGGACACGCTGTCGAACCTGATCGCCGGCGTGCTGCTCATCATGGACCGCCCCTTCAAGGTGGGCGATCGCATAGAGCTCTGGAGCGCGCCCAACGAGACCGGCACCTGGGGCGACGTGATCGAGATCGGCCTGCGCGCCACCAAGATCCGCAACCCGGACAACCTGGTGATCATCGTGCCCAACAGCCTGATCATGGTGCGCGACATCATCAACTACACCATGTCGGGCGAAGATATTCGCCTGCGCATTCCCTTCTCCGTGGCGTACGAGTCCGACATCGAACGCGCCAAGGTCCTGCTGATCGCGACCGCGAAGCAGGTGCAGGGGGTGAAGCTGGAGCCGGAGCCTATCGTGATCGTGCGCGGCTTCGGACCCTCCGATGTCCAGATCCAGTTGCGCGTGTGGATCCTCGAGGCCCGCAACCGCCGCCGCATCGCCGACGAGATCACCGGGAAGGCGGTCGCCGCCTTTGCCGAAGCGGGGGTCGAGATCCCGTATCCGAAACGCGAGCTGATCATCCACGGGGAGTCGGAGCAGAAACCTCGGCGGCTGCCCCGGCCGGGGTGA
- a CDS encoding amidohydrolase family protein: protein MKVHAVGSGPSLHAIRFVPWIRALRFVPLMALLPAACTAGGGPADVLILGGSVLDGSGGEAMTADVAVAGDRIHFVGDAASAGITALDTVDARGLVVAPGFIDMHSHAELEADHGRDARAFLFQGITTVALGLDGGGSAHVADRLARWTEDGIGVNAFLSVGHNWVRRQVLGMADRAPTGAELDEMRALVRKGMEEGAYGLSSGLFYLPGNYAETEEVIELNRVAAEYPGAIYDTHDRDLGASYPSFGYLKSIEEGIRIGEEAGTKVIFSHFNAQGAHNYGRAPEGAALIEAARARGVQVAGAHHSYTATQSNLRSYTIPSWFVAGGDTAMLRRFDDPDTVQVIDRQTLEMLSIRGGANRLLFADRRPELNGRTLQEVADELRMEPSAAARHVLRDGNAAVMNLGLYDIENVRYLAQLDWMMTCTDGRDPGPARPITHPRAFGSFSKKIRELVLDEGLITLPFAVRSMTGLAADFLEWPERGYLREGYFADITVLELDAVRDMATYEDPHQYSEGTVHVLVNGGFAIRNREATMALAGRALVRGGAAFQAGTP from the coding sequence ATGAAGGTGCACGCTGTCGGGTCCGGGCCTTCGCTCCACGCCATCCGGTTCGTTCCGTGGATCCGGGCGCTCCGGTTCGTACCTCTCATGGCCCTCCTGCCTGCGGCCTGCACGGCGGGCGGGGGGCCGGCCGACGTCCTCATCCTCGGGGGCTCGGTGCTGGACGGATCGGGGGGCGAGGCGATGACGGCCGACGTGGCGGTGGCCGGTGACCGGATCCACTTCGTGGGGGATGCCGCGAGCGCTGGGATCACGGCGCTGGACACGGTCGACGCGCGCGGGCTGGTGGTCGCGCCCGGTTTCATCGACATGCATTCGCACGCCGAGCTCGAAGCCGATCACGGGCGGGACGCGCGCGCCTTCCTCTTCCAGGGCATCACGACCGTCGCGCTCGGGCTGGACGGGGGCGGGTCGGCGCACGTGGCGGACCGGCTGGCCCGGTGGACCGAGGACGGAATCGGGGTGAACGCCTTTCTCTCCGTGGGCCACAACTGGGTGCGACGGCAGGTGCTGGGGATGGCGGACCGCGCGCCCACCGGGGCCGAGCTGGACGAGATGCGCGCCCTGGTGCGCAAGGGCATGGAGGAAGGGGCTTACGGACTCTCCTCCGGGCTCTTCTACCTGCCCGGCAACTACGCCGAGACCGAGGAGGTGATCGAGCTGAACCGGGTCGCCGCCGAGTACCCGGGGGCGATCTACGACACCCACGACCGCGATCTCGGCGCCTCCTATCCGTCCTTCGGCTACCTGAAGTCGATCGAGGAGGGCATCCGCATCGGCGAAGAGGCGGGCACCAAGGTCATTTTCAGCCATTTCAACGCCCAGGGGGCCCACAACTACGGCCGGGCGCCGGAGGGAGCGGCGCTGATCGAAGCTGCGCGGGCGCGCGGGGTCCAGGTGGCCGGAGCGCATCACTCCTATACTGCGACCCAGTCCAACCTGCGCTCGTACACGATCCCGAGCTGGTTCGTGGCGGGGGGCGACACGGCGATGCTGCGGCGCTTCGACGACCCGGACACGGTCCAGGTGATCGACCGCCAGACGCTCGAGATGCTCAGCATCCGGGGCGGGGCCAACCGCCTTCTGTTCGCCGACCGGCGGCCGGAGCTGAACGGCAGGACGCTCCAGGAGGTGGCCGACGAGTTGCGGATGGAGCCCTCGGCCGCGGCCCGGCATGTCCTGCGCGACGGGAACGCCGCGGTGATGAACCTCGGGCTCTACGACATCGAGAACGTGCGCTATCTGGCGCAGCTCGACTGGATGATGACGTGCACGGACGGGCGCGACCCGGGCCCGGCCCGGCCCATCACCCACCCGCGCGCCTTCGGGTCGTTCTCGAAGAAGATCCGCGAGCTGGTGCTGGACGAAGGACTCATCACGCTGCCCTTCGCGGTGCGCTCCATGACCGGGCTGGCGGCCGACTTTCTCGAATGGCCCGAGCGGGGCTATCTGCGCGAGGGATACTTCGCCGACATCACCGTGCTGGAGCTGGATGCGGTGCGCGACATGGCCACCTACGAGGATCCGCACCAGTACTCGGAAGGCACCGTGCATGTGCTTGTGAACGGAGGATTCGCCATCCGGAACCGGGAGGCCACGATGGCGCTGGCGGGACGCGCGCTGGTGCGCGGCGGGGCGGCCTTCCAGGCGGGGACGCCGTAA
- a CDS encoding enoyl-CoA hydratase-related protein, producing MAAELEGREVLASREGALLTLTLNRPHRLNAVNLPLYEKLVAELEDAERDAALRCVVLTGSGRAFCAGADLKAHAETPMTGEDRERYVRTAQRANHLMQTMGTPVVAAVNGHAIGAGLELALSADFAIVAEEAKLRLPEIALGTFLGGGVVYTLAERVGVLKARELVYLGDFFSGAEAACMGVVNRALPAEEVVPAARELATRLARRAPIPLAEAKRLIGPAGNLSREQALARERAALEEIFRTDDWAEGVAAFREGRAPDYRGR from the coding sequence GTGGCTGCTGAACTCGAGGGGCGCGAAGTCCTCGCGTCGCGGGAGGGAGCGCTGCTTACGCTCACCCTCAATCGCCCCCACCGGCTGAACGCGGTGAACCTGCCGCTCTACGAGAAGCTGGTCGCGGAGCTGGAAGATGCGGAGCGGGACGCTGCCCTTCGCTGCGTTGTTCTCACAGGCAGCGGGCGGGCGTTCTGTGCCGGCGCCGACCTTAAGGCGCACGCCGAGACCCCGATGACCGGGGAGGACCGGGAGCGCTATGTGCGCACCGCCCAGCGCGCCAACCATCTGATGCAGACGATGGGCACGCCGGTTGTTGCGGCCGTCAACGGGCACGCCATCGGGGCGGGGCTCGAGCTGGCCTTGTCCGCGGACTTCGCCATCGTCGCCGAGGAGGCGAAGCTGCGGCTGCCCGAGATCGCGCTCGGCACCTTCCTGGGCGGGGGCGTCGTGTACACGCTGGCCGAGCGGGTCGGGGTGCTCAAGGCGCGCGAACTCGTCTACTTGGGGGATTTCTTCTCCGGAGCGGAGGCGGCCTGCATGGGGGTGGTCAACCGCGCTCTGCCGGCGGAGGAGGTAGTGCCCGCGGCCCGGGAGCTGGCGACGCGTCTGGCACGCCGCGCGCCGATTCCACTCGCGGAGGCCAAGCGCCTCATCGGGCCGGCGGGCAACCTGTCGCGCGAGCAGGCGCTGGCGCGCGAGCGAGCCGCGCTGGAGGAGATCTTCCGGACGGATGACTGGGCGGAGGGGGTGGCGGCGTTCCGGGAAGGGCGGGCTCCCGATTATCGGGGTCGATAG